The genomic region TTCACCGGTGGACGGGACGTACGTACGCAACGCGCCCTGGCTGTCCGTGCCCACGACCAGCCGGTCCGAGAGCGACAGATAGCCGCTCTTCGCCACGATGCGGGGCGCGTTCCAGCGTCGGGTGCCGTCCTTGACGTCAAAGGCCCCGAGGCCGCCGCTCGCGGCGCCGAACACGAGGACGTCGCGCACCGGCAGCAGATACGGCGAGTAGATGTCCGCCGCGTTCTCCAGTGTCCAGAGGGTGGTCGGCCGGCCCACGGAGCCGGACACCCGGTCGACTCCGCCGTCCAGTTTCGCCATGGGGGTGCGCACCGCCGACGGAACGGCGAACGGGTCGTTCGTCGCGTCGGCGCGCGTGCCGAGCCACCACGCCGTCGTGCCGCCCCCGGCGGCGACCACCACACCCGCGGTGGAGAGCCCGGTGAGCAGCCGCCGCCGCGTCAACGGCCGTCTCCCGCCCGTCAGTTGCGCGGTGACCTCGGTGGTGAGCCGGTGGGCGCCGGTCTCCCGCTCCCTGATCGCGTCGGCGAGCCGCCCCCGGCTCCAGACCCGGACGGCACGCCTGGACACGGCCGCGGCCCGCGCGATCTGGGCGGGTACGGGACGCGCCGCCGGATCCTTCGCCAGACAGGGCTCGATGAGATCCCTCAACTGCGGCTCGACGCCGTCCAGTTGTGGCTCCCCGTGGACGACCTCGTACTGCACCACGGCCACATGGGAACCCTCGAACGTACGCTTTCCGGTGGCCGCGTACGCGAGCACCGCGCCCAGCGAGAACACGTCCGCGGCCGGGGTGACGCGCCGTCCGAGCGCCTGCTCCGGTGCGCCGTAGCCCGGAGTGAAGAGCGCCTGGCCGGTGGTGGTGAGGGTCAGCCCGTGTTCGGGACGGGCGATGCCGAAGTCGATGACGCGTGGCCCGTCCGAGGTGAGCACGATGTTCGGCGGCTTGAGATCACGGTGGACGAAGCCCGCCGCGTGGATGTCGGCGAGGGTGTGGGCGAGGGACGCGGCCAGGGCGCGCAGCGCGGGCTCGGTGAGCGGGCCGTACGCCTCGACCGCCTCGTCCAGGGTGAGACCGGCCAGGAACTCGCTGGCGATCCACGGGCGGGTGCCCTCGGTCCGCGCCTCCAGTACGGCCGCGACTCCCCCGCTGCGCACGGCCTGTGCGGCCCGCGCCTCGCGCACGAAGCGCCTGCCGAGATCGATGTCGTGGGCGAGTTCGGGCCGCAGCACCTTGACCGCCGCCAGGGTGCCGTCGCCGCCCTGGCCGATGTAGACCTTGCCCATCCCGCCTTCGCCGAGGACGCCGAGGAGCCGGTAGGGGCCGAGGCGGACCGGGTCCCCGGTGCCGAGAGGGTTCATCGGAGGTGTCCTTATCCGGGAGGGCGAGGCGGTCACCTGAGCGGGTAGGCGGCCAGCTGGTCCTTGTCCACAGCGAGGATCAGCCGCGCCTGCGCGAACTCGTAGAACTGCGTACCTGTCGTTCTGTACGTGAGTACGGGCGCGTGGTCCGCCAGACTCACCGCCCGCAGTTGCAGCCCGTTCTTGTAGTACGCGTGGCGGGTGCCGAGGACCGGTCGCCAGATGGTGTAGGCCTCGTCCGCCTCGTTTGTCGTCTCGGTCCACAGGACCTTGCCCCGTTCCGCGTCGACGGCCGTGAGCCCGATGCCCGACCCGACGGTGTACAGCACACCCTTGCTCAGCGTCGGCGGGCCGTAGATCTGCCCGAGCTCGGTGGCCCACGCCTGTGTTCCGTCACTCAGTCTCCGTGCCTGGAGCTGGGAACCACCGAGGTAGAGGTACTTGTCGTCCATGGCCAACTCGCTCCGGAGCGCCTCGGGGACGTTGACGTTGTACGGCATGTCCCACAGGGCCTCTCCGCTGCGGGTGTCACGTACGACGACGTCCGTCTGCTGCTCGGCGAGCACCTGGAAGGTCACCAGGTGGTCGCCGACGGCCTTCGCGGCGGGGAAGTTGAGCCGTCGGCTGTCGCTTGCCCGCCGCGGCAGCGGCTGCGTCCAGCGCGTCTTTCCGGTCCTGAGGTCGGCGGCGCGCAGGGTCCAGGTCTGTGAGGGCAGAAAGCCGTCGTCCCGCGCGACCTCTCCGTAGCCCGCCGCCACGTACGCGACACCGTCGGAGATGCGCAGGAGCTGGTTCGCCTTGATGGGGAACGTGGCGTCCGCGAGGCTGGTCGAGGTCGGCCCCGCGCGGTCCTGGCCCTCGTTCCAGACATCGATCGACATCGACTCCCCCTTCGCGGCGAAGTCATGGTCGAGCAGGTACAACCGCCCGTCCCGCACCGCCGCCTGCCACCAGTTGACCGAGGTGCGCACCTCCCGCTGCACCCGCCCGGTGGTCGGATCGAGGCGTTTGGCGGTCGTGTTCAACGGTAGCCAGATCGATCCGTCGGCCTGGTGGGGCTCGACCAGACCCCAGCCCAGCACGTCGAGGTCGTCGCCGTCGTGCTGCCACAGCGGATCGAGGTTGCGTGTCTGCTGGGTGACCTCGCTGACCGTGGCGGTGGCACGCCCTCGCTGCCACCACATGCCACCCGCGGCCGCGGTCACCGCGAGGGCCCCGACCGCGGTCAGGAGCCCGCGCCGCGAGGGGCCCGGCCCGGGCAGTGCGGTGACCGCGGAGGCGCTCGCCTCGACCGCCGGTGCGGCCAGCCGTTCGGGCACGATCCGCCACACGTCGGCGGCTCGCCGCCCGATCTGCGCGAGCAGGGCGTCGGGCAGGTGCTCGGCGAACTCGCCCGTCCCGTCGTGCAGTTGGGCCGTCAGTTCCGCGAGGCCCGGCCGCTTCTCCGGCTCCTTGGCCAGGCACCGGGCGAGCACGGGCACGAGCGGGGCCGGTACGCCGCGGAGGTCCGCGTCCGCGTACCGCACCCGGTACAGCAGATCCGCCGGCTGCCCGTGCCCGAACGGCGGGCGTGCGGTGGCCGCGTACACGAGCACCCCGGCGAGCGCGAAGACGTCACCGGCCGCGTCGTGCGCCTTCCCGGTCGCCTGCTCCGGGGACATGAACGCCGGTGTGCCGACCGAGGCACCGGTACGGGTGAGCCGGTCGTCGCCGATGGCCCGCGCGATCCCGAAGTCGATGACCTTCGGGCCGTAGGCGGTGACGAGGATGTTGGACGGCTTGAGGTCGCGGTGCACGACGTCCGACCGGTGCAGCTGGTCGAGCGCCGAACACAGGGCGGCGCCCAGCGCCCGCACCGACCTCTCGGGCAGCGGTCCCCCGCTCCGCACGGCCTCGTCGAGGGCCGGCCCGAGCACGAACTCGGTTGCCATCCACGGCGTTTCACCGAGCGGATCGGCCTCCATGACCCGGGCTCCGAACCGGTCTCCGATGACCCGGGCCGCGTCCACTTCGAGCCGGAACCGGGTACGGGCCGCCGGATCGGTGGCGATCCCGGCGTGCATGGTCTTGAGCGCGACCGTCCGGCCACCGGCGGTACGCGCCATGTACACGGTGCCCATGCCGCCGCTCCCGAGCCGGGCGACGAGCCGGTACGGGCCGAGGGTTGTCGGGTCGTCATGGGTGAGAGGAGTCGGCATCGGGCTCTTGTCGTCCGGGGCTGTGGAGGACCGCGGCCGGATACGGCGTTCCCGGCCGTGCCTACGCTGGCAACTGCACCTCGGCCGCCAGCACGGAGGCCGACTGATGAGCGACGGCGGCGACGATCCGGGCGGGCAACCAGCCGACGCCGAGCAACGAGTCGGCCCGCGAGCCGACCCCCGCCCCCGCGGGAACGGCCGTGGGGACATCGGGCGCCAACAACGCGATGATGTCAGAGAGTTGCGGGCGATGGGCCGGTTCGCGGGCCAAACACCATGTCACGAGCGAGCGCAGCAGGGCCGGTATCTCCTCCCGCTCCGGCGTCGTGGAGCCCGTGGCGGCGTACGCGAGCGTCGCACCCAGCGCGTACACGTCGCCCAGCGGAGACGGCTGTCCACCGGCGGCCTGCTCGGGCGCGAGGCTCCCGGCGTCGAGCCCCGGCACGTCCTGACGTGGGGCGCCGTCCGGCGCGGCGGCCCGGACCGCCCCGAAACAGCCGAGCCGGGGGCCGTCGGCGGCGAGCAGCACGGCGGCCGGGCAGAGCCCCGCGTGCGTCAGCTCCTGCCCGTGCAGCACGGCGAGTGTCTCGGCCAGCGCCACGGCGAGCGCTCGTACCGTCCGCTCGGGCAGGGGACCGCCGTTCACGGCGAGGGCGACGGGGAGCGGCAGCGCGGGCACATAGGGCCCGGCATGCCACGCCTCGCCGCCAGGGGCGGCGACTTCGGTTGCCGGAAGCACCCAGGGACCGAGGAGAAAGCGCGAGGCGTCGGCCTCGCGCATGAAACGCCGCGGGTCGGCCTTCGGCAGGGGTGTGCTCAGCAGTACGGTGCGGTCGCCGTCGGCGCTGCGGGCGATGAAGCGGCGCTCCGGGACGGGTGTGGGCCCGGAGGCTGTGGACCCGGAGGCGTCGGCGTCGAGGCGGGTGACGACCGTGTAGGGGCCGATCCGCCGTGTCGTGGTCATACGTCGGCCGCCTTCGCCTTCCGGGTGAGTACCGCCCGACTTCCAAGTAAGTGCCGCCCGACGTGTACACGACGTGACCGGTGCCGGTCAACGCCGTACGGATGCCGTTGGCTTCCGACCGGCTCTCGCGGCACGGCCACACGTCACCGGAAGCGCTGTCCGATTCGTTCAAGACCCCCGTCCGCCGCCCTCCCTACGGTTGCCCCATGACTCCACGATTCGACCTCATCGGCCTCGTCGTCTCCGACATGGCCGCCTCCCTGACCTTCTACCGCCGCCTGGGGCTCGAGTTTCCCGAGGGCTCCGAGAAGCAGCCGCACGTCGAGGCGGCCCTGCCCGGCGGCCTGCGCTTCGCCCTCGACACGGAGGACACGATCCGCTCCTTCCACCCCGACTGGCAGCCGCCGACGGGCGCGGGGAGGGTCGGACTGGCCTTCGTGTGCGACAGCCCCGCGGATGTCGACGCCACGTACGAGGACCTGGTGGCCGCCGGCTACGACTCCGAACTCAAGCCCTGGAACGCCGACTGGGGCATGCGCTACGCGGTGGTGAGGGACCCGGACGGCAACGGCGTGGACCTGTTCGCACCGCTGGGCGGCACGACGTAGGAAACGGGTGGGCCCTCAACGCCGCAGCAACTCCCCCAGCGGCGCCCCCGCCAACTCCCGTACGTCACGCGCCAAGTGGGCCTGGTCGGCGAAGCCGGCCCGCGCGGCGGTGTCCGCCGGCGGCACCCCGTCCCGCGCCAGCCCCAGGGCCCGTTGCAGCCGAAGCACCCGAGCCAGCGTCTTCGGCCCGTAGCCGAAGGCGTCCCGGGCCCGCCGGTGCAGCTGCCGTTCGCTCCACCCCACCGCGTCCGCGACCGAGGCGACGGAGTGTCCCGCGGACAGGCCCGCCACAGCGCTCCGCACCCACGGGTCCGGCGGGTCGACGTCGCCCGCCCGCGCCAGGGCCACCGCCTCCAGCGCGGCGGCGGGATCGGTGGCCGCGTCGACCCGCTCGGTCAGCCGCCGGACGTCCTCCGCGCTCCACAGATCCGCGAGGTCGACCCGCTGGTCGCGCAGTTCGTGCGCCGGCACGCCCAGGTAGGCGGGCGCGGTCCCCGGGAAGAACCGGACGCCCGCGAACCGGGTAACGGCGGACGCGTCGCTCACGTACGCACGGGTGTCGGGCCCCGCGACGAAGAGCCGCCCCTCGGTCCACAGCAGGTCCATGCACCCGTCGGGCAGCACCGGCGCCGAGTCGCCCGGCACGGCGGTACGGGTCCACACGACCGCACCCGTGAGCCGCGACGCCCATTCCCTGTAACGGGTCGGCGACACGTCCTCCACGTACGACCCAGCAGATCCAACAGATCCAACAGATCCAACAGGCCCAGCAGGCCCAGCAGGCCCAGTCACGGACAAAACGCTACGCCGCCCTCGTCCGGTGTTCCTGCGGGCTGACCCCGTAGACCCGCTTGAAGGCGCTGGACAGGGCGAACGCGCTGCCGTAGCCGACCTGGCGGGCGATCGCCTCCAGGGTGTCCCCGGTGCCGCGCAGCCGGTCGGCGGCGAGGGCGAGGCGCCAGCCGGTCAGGTATGTCATCGGGGGCTCGCCCACGAGTTCGCTGAAGCGGCGGGCGAGCGCGGCCCGTGAGACGCCGGCCTTCGCGGCGAGGGAGGCGACCGTCCAGGGGTGCGCCGGATCGTCCTGGAGGAGCCGCAGGACCCGGCCCACGACGGGGTCGGCGAGCGCCAGGTACCAGGCGGGCGCCGCGGCCTCCGGGCGGGAGAACCAGGCCCGCAGCGCGGCGATGACCAGCAGGTCGAGCAGCCGGTCGAGGACGACCTCCTGGCCGGGTTCGTCGCGCACGATCTCTTCCATGATCAGTGGGGTCAGCGGGCACGCCCACACGTCGGAGGTCAGGGTCAGGAGCGGCGGCAGGGCGTCCAGCAGCCGGCCGCTGATCTCGCCGTTCATCGGGTAGGTCCCGATCAGCATCACCATCGAGCCGTCGAGCCGCGCTCCCCAGGTGCGGACGCCCAGGTCCATCCTGCCCCGCAGCGAGCGTCCGTCGGGGTACGTGCACACCTGGCCGGGCAGGATCACCGCCTGGGGCGCGGTCGACGGATCGTCGGCGCAGGTGTACGGGGCGGGGCCGCGCGCGATGGCGAGGTCGCCGGCCCGCAGCAGTGCCGGCTCCCCCTCCTCGGGCGTGATCCAGGCATGCCCGCGCACCAGGAGCATGACGGTGAGCGGGGCACGGTCCTCGATGCGGAGGGACCAGGGTGGCTCGAAACACGCTCGGATCATGAAGGCGCCACGCGCGCGTGGACCTTCCAGAAGGCCTGCGAGTGCGTCCATGACTTCAGCGTAGACGCGCCCTTATGGGAACGAGAGCTTCAGCGATGTCCCCTCGCGACGCGGCGCCGTTGACTGGGCTCATGACGGAAAACACGCGGAACGAGACGGTGTTGGTGACGGGGGCCTCGGGCAAGACGGGGCGCCGGGTGGCGGAGGCCGCGAAGGCCGCCGGGTTCGGTGTACGGGCCGCTTCGCGCGGTGGCGAGGTGCGTTTCGACTGGTTCGACCGCTCGACCTGGGACGGGGCGTTGCGGGGCGCGGACGCGGCGTATCTGGCGTACACGCCGGACGTCGGCGCGCCGGGTGCCGCGGAGAACATCGACGCCATCGCGCGGCGGGCCCAGGAGCTCGGCGTCCGTCGTCTGGTGATGCTGTCGGCGCGCGGTGAACGGCAGGCGGAGCCGACCGAGCGGGCGCTGCGCGAGTCGGGTGCCCAGTGGACGGTCGTGCGGGCCGACTGGTTCTTCCAGAACTTCAGCGAGGGCCTGCTGCTGGAGGACGTACGGAGCGGTGAGTTCGTGTTCCCGGCGGGTGAGGTGAAGGTGCCGTTCATCGACACGCGGGACCTCGCGGACGTCGTCGTGAAGGCGCTGACGGACTCCTCGTACGCGGGACGGACCCTGGAGATCACGGGGGCGCGGCTGCTGTCCTTCCGGGAGGCCATGGCGGAGATCTCCGCGGCGGCGGGCCGGGACATCCGCTATCTGCCGGTGCCGACGAAGGAGTACGGGGCGATCCTGGCCGGGTTCGGGCTGCCGCCCGAGGAGGTCGCGTTCATGGAGGAGGTATTCGACGGGCTGCTCGACGGCAGCAACGCGCAGTCGACTGAGACCGTCCAGCAGGTTCTGGGGCGCGCGCCGCGCGATTTCACGGACTTCGCGCGGGAGCTCGCGGCGACCGGCGTGTGGAAGGTCTGACGGCCACCGGCGTACCCCCGAAAGTTCAAGAAGCGCCCCCTGGCGCCCCCGTCGCGGTCACAGCGGCGGGGGCTCGTCGCCGTTCTTGGGGGTGGTCTTCGCGTGGGTGCGCAGCCGGGCGGTCACGTCCTCCGGGGGCAGGAAGCGGGACCAGCGCTCCGGGAACTCGGAGGGCATGTCCGGGTCGTCGGGGTCGTCGTCGAGGTGGGCCCGGACGGCGGCCGCGCGGGCCACGACGTCGGCGGCCTGTTCCGCGCGCAGTCGCTCGTTGACGGCGCGTGCGGCAGCGGTGGCGGCGGCCGGCCAGACCCGGTCGATGGCCGCGTTGACGGCGGCGCCCACCAGCACCGCGAAGGCGGAGACGCCGATCCACAGCAGTACGGCGACGGGGGCGGCCAGGGAGCCGTAGATGCTGGGGCCCTCGACCGTGTTGGTGAGGTAGATGCGCAGCAGGAAGCTGCCCAGGACCCACATGGCGAGGGCCACCAGGGCGCCCGGCACGTCCTCGACCCAGGGGGAGCGCACCGGTACCGACACGTGGTACAGCGTCGTCAGGAAGGCGATGGACAGCACCATGACGACAGGCCAGTAGAGCCCCTGTACGACGGTCGCCGACCAGGGAACGATGTCCACCACGGCGTCCGGGCCCGCGACCACCAGCGGCATCACGATGGAACCGATGAGCAGTGCCGCGAGGAACAGCGCGAAGGCCACGAGCCGGGTCTTGACGATGCCGCGCACCCCGTCGAGGCCGTACATCACGGTGATGGTGTCTATGAAGACGTTCACCGCGCGCGAGCCCGACCACAGGGCGAAGAGGAAGCCGAGGGAGATGACGTCCGGGCGTCCGCCCTCCATGACGTCGTGGAGGACGGGCTCGGCGATCTGTGTGACGCCCTTGTCGGTGAGGATCGTGCGGGACGCCTCCAGGAGGTTGCTCTCCAGGCTGGCGATGGTGTCGGCGCCGGTCCAGTCGTCGACGTAGACCAGCAGTCCGAGCATGCTGAGCAGCAGCGGCGGCACGGACAGCAGGGTGAAGAACGCCGCCTCCGCCGCGAGTCCGAGGATCCGGTACTCGATGCAGGAGTTGACGGTGTCCTTGAGCAGCAGCCAGGTGGTCCTGCGCTTGGAGACGTTCCGGTAGAGGGCTCGGGCCCGATGGAGACGGCCGGAGGTCCTCTGAGGGGGTTCACTTGCGGGCTGCACGCCCTAAAGGTATCCGCCGCGGGAGGTTGCACTCATCCCCCGGTCCATGGGCCTCGGCAGCCGTGACCGGCGGCGGCAAGCGTCCCTTCCGGTTCCGTCATGCGGGGGAAAAGCGGAAGCAACCCGACAGAAATCGTAAAGATAAATCGAACCCGTTTTCTGTCATGCACCCGTTGGCTGAATTCCCTACCTTCCGGAAGCGGAACAGGCAACGACACATACACCGCCCATAAGGTGAGTTCCCCGGTCGCGCGGACGGACGGCAGGATCCAGGAACGCAATCGACGGAGCGGTGAGCGGCGAGAAAGAGCCATTGGCCGAAACGCCCTTGACCCGTTCATGAGCACGCGGAAACAATTCGGATTGCATTCCGCTGGGCACGTGGGGACGGCTCAGTAGCACCACGACACGGGGGACTAAGAAAGGCCTGGACCAGGGCCTGACACAGCCGCGATACCCGTGATCCGCGTGGGAACCACGCGGGTCATGCCGTGCTGCACTGCACCTTTCACGCGGCCACTTCACACACTTCCTGAAACAACCTCTTCTCGGGTGACCTTCCTTTCCACGAGCGCCATTCTTCCTTCCGGGCACGATTACCTCTTCCGGAACAAGCCTTTCTTCCGGCGCACCGGAATCACATCGGAATCACCCTGATTCACCCACGCATCACGCGTAGCCAATTCGGCCGTGGAATGAAACTGCGGGCGTGATTCCTTCGTATCCCCCACCGGAGCACGAATCGCTCCGAACGATACACAAGCAGCAGAAATGACCAGCAAGGAGATCAAGTGGTGGGAAATCCCGGAGAGGTCACGACCATCGATCCGGCCGGCTCCCCGGCCGGCCGCGACCCGGTGAGCGGCACCGAAAGCGTCCTCGCGGAGGTGCTCGCCGGTGTCGTCAAGGTCGAGCAGGTCCCCGTCGACAGTCACTTCTTCGACGACCTCGGGGCCAACTCCCTGGTGATGGCGCACTTCTGTGCCCGGGTCAGGAAGCACCCCGATCTGCCGGCCGTGTCGATGCGGGACGTCTACGGCCACCCGACGATACGCGACCTGGCGGCGGCGCTCGCCGAGGTCCCGGACGAGCCGTCGGCGCCCGCGCCCGCACCGGCCGAAGCGCCCCCACCGGGCAGCACCGCACGGTATGTCCTGTGCGGAACACTGCAGTTCCTCGTCTTCGCGGCGTACTGCCTCCTGTCCGGGCTCATCACCACGCGGGGGTACGAGTGGGTCTCGGCCGGGGACGGCGTGCTGGACATCTATCTGCGGTCGGCCGTCTTCGGCGGTGCCGTCTTCGTCGGTGTGTGCACGGTCCCGGTGGTGGCCAAGTGGGTGCTGATCGGCCGCTGGAAGGAGACCGAGTTCCCCGTCTGGAGCCTCGCGTACCTGCGCTTCTGGACCGTCAAGGCACTGCTGCACGCCAACCCGATGGTCATGTTCGCCGGCAACCCGCTCTACGTTCTCTATCTGCGGGCGCTCGGCGCGCGCATCGGCAAGAACGTCACGATCCTCTCCCACTCGGTCCCGGTCTGCACCGACCTGTTCACCGTCGGCGCGGGCACGGTGATCCGCAAGGACTCGTACTTCCTGTGCTACCAGGCGCACGCCGGGCGGATCCGCACCGGCCCGGTGACCCTGGGCCGGGACGTCTTCGTCGGCGAGAAGACCGTGCTCGACATCGGCACCTCCATGGGCGACGGTTCCCAGCTCGGCCACGCGTCCGCGCTGTACGGCGGCGCCGCGGTGCCGGACGGACAGCACTGGCACGGCTCACCGGCCCAGCGCACGGACGTGGACTACGTACGGGTCGCGCCGGCGGACTGCGGCACCGCGCGCCGGGTGGGCTACGGCCTGGCCACCGTGCTCCAGACACTGTTCCTCTACGTGCCGCTCCTCGTCGGGGGTACGTACATGCTGCTCACGGTGGCTCCCGCGCTCGACGTGCTGCTCGACCGGAACACGCGGCACATCACGTCGGCACGGTTCTACGCAGAGGCGCTCGGGCTGTCGCTCGCGCTCTTCCTGTGCTTCATCCTGATCGGCTTCGCCACCGTGTCCGTGGTGCCGCGGCTGCTGAACCGGCTCCTCGAACCGGACCGGGTCTATCCGCTCTACGGCTTCCACTACTCGGTGCAGCGTGCCGTCGCGCGCCTGACCAACGTGAAGTTCTTCAAGTGGCTGTGCGGGGACAGCTCGTACATCGTCCACTACCTGCGGGCCCTCGGCTACGACCTCTCGCACGTCGAGCAGACCGGCTCCAACTTCGGTACGGAGGTGGCGCACGAGACGCCGTATCTGGCCTCCGTCGGCAGCGGCACGATGGTCGCGGACGGGCTGTCGATCATGAACGCCGAGTTCTCCGGCACGTCGTTCCGCGTCTCGCGCGCGACGATCGGGCCGCGGAACTTCCTCGGGAACCACATCGCCTACCCCGCCGGGGGCCGCACCGGCGAGAACTGTCTGCTCGCGACGAAGGTCATGGTCCCGCTCGACGGCGAGATACGCGAGGGTGTCGGCCTGCTGGGCTCGCCGCCCTTCGAGATACCGCGGACCGTGGAGCGCGACACCCGCTTCGACCACCTCCGTGAGGGCGACGAACTGCGCCGCCGTCTCGCCGCGAAGAACCGCCACAACCTGCGCACCATGGGCCTGTTCCTGTTCATCCGGTGGCTGGACTGGTTCGCCATCACACTCCTCGGCTTCGCCGCCTTCGACCTGTACGGGGATCAAGGCGCCCTCGGCGGCCTGCTGGTCGGCGCGTCCCTGATCGTCGGCCTCGTGTTCACCACCGGCTACTACGTGCTGGTGGAGCGGCTGATCTGCCGGTTCCGTCCGCTGGAGCCGCGGCTGCACTCCATCTACGACCCGCTCTTCTGGAAGCAGGAGCGGCTGTGGAAGATCCCCGACCGGCACATCAGCGTCTACAACGGCACCCCGTTCAAGAACCTGGTCTGGCGGCTGCTCGGGGTCCGGATGGGACGCAGGGTCTTCGACGACGGCTGCTCCATCACCGAGCGGACGCTCACCGCCATCGGAAGCGACAGCACGCTCGGCGCGCACAGCAAGGTGCAGTCGCACTCGCAGGAGGACGGCACCTTCAAGTCCGACCACATCGAGATCGGCGACGGCGTCACGCTCGGCGTCGGCGCACTCGTCCACTACGGCGCGTCAATGGGGGATGCCGCCGTACTCGCTCCCGACTCCTTCCTGATGAAGGGCGAGGAAGTGCCGGCGGGGGCCCGCTGGGGCGGGAATCCGGCAGTCGCTCCGCGACACGCCTGAGGCTCCACGGCACAGAGGAAGAAAGACAACAGGGGGGAAGAAAGACCATGGACACGATCCCGAAGTGGACGTTCGATCCGGTGCCCGGCAACGCGGAGTACGAAGTGCCGCTGCCCGAGGGCCTGTTGAGGGAGCCCAGCGCTCTCCTGGCCGCACACGCCAGGGTCCTCGCCGCACTGTCCGGCGAGCGCGAGGTGACCGTCGGGTACGTGGCGGCGAAGGGCGAGCGGCCGAGGCCGTGCCCGCTGACCGTCGGTACCGGCTCCTGGCGTGACCTGCTGGAGCTCGCGCGTGCGGCCGAGGCGGACCTGGCCGCGGATGAGGCGGGGGACAAACGGGCCGCGGACGGGGCGGGGGACGAACCAGCCGGGTACGGGGCGGGGAGCGAACCGGCCGCGGACGGGGCAGGGAGCGAACCGGCCGCGGACGGGGCAGGGAACGAACCGGCCGCGTTCGAGACGGTGCTGGATCCGCACGGCGGCCGGGGCCCCGAGGACACCGTGCTGCACGTGTCGTTCGAGGACCGCACACTGCGCCTGCGCTACCGCACCGACGTCCTCGACGCCGACGCAGCCGCCCGAATCGCGGGCTACCACCTCACCGCGCTCTCCCTGCTCACCGCCGATCCGGACGCCGCACCCGGCCGGCAGAGTCTGCTGTCCGACGACGAACTCCTCTTCCAGCTCGACGGGCTGGCCGGACCGGACCGCGAGCTGCCGGACCGCCGGGTCCACGAGCTGTTCGAGGCAAGGGTGTCGGCGCATCCCGACGCCGTCGCGGCCGTGCGCGGCGACGAACGGTGGACGTACCGCGAGCTCAACTCCCGCGCGAACCAGCTCGGCCGGGCCCTGCTGACCCGCGGGCTGCGCCGCGAGGACGTCGTCGCCGTGGTCATGGAACGCGATCTGGACTGGATGGCCGCCGTCCTCGCCGTCCTCAAGGCGGGCGGCGTGTATCTGCCGATCGAGCCGCACTTCCCCGCCGAGCGCATCGCGGCCACCCTCGCGCGCGCCGGCTGCGAACTCGTCCTGACGGAACACGGCAGCACCACCACCCTGGACGAGGCGGCCACGGGCACCCGCACCCTGCACGTCGACACGGCCTACGCGGAGAACCACCCCGACAGCGACCTCGGCATCCCGGTCGCCGCCGGCCAACTCGCCTACATCTACTTCACCTCCGGCTCCACCGGCGAGCCCAAGGGCGCGATGTGCGAGCACGCGGGCTTCCTCAACCACGTCCACGCCAAGCTCGACGACCTGGGCGTCGGCGAGGGCCAGGTGGTCGCCCAGACCGCGCCCCAGTGCTTCGACATCTCGCTGTGGCAGCTGGTCTCCGCGCTCCTGGTCGGCGGCCGGACCCTGCTGGTCGAACAGGAGGTC from Streptomyces sp. NBC_00878 harbors:
- a CDS encoding non-ribosomal peptide synthetase, which encodes MDTIPKWTFDPVPGNAEYEVPLPEGLLREPSALLAAHARVLAALSGEREVTVGYVAAKGERPRPCPLTVGTGSWRDLLELARAAEADLAADEAGDKRAADGAGDEPAGYGAGSEPAADGAGSEPAADGAGNEPAAFETVLDPHGGRGPEDTVLHVSFEDRTLRLRYRTDVLDADAAARIAGYHLTALSLLTADPDAAPGRQSLLSDDELLFQLDGLAGPDRELPDRRVHELFEARVSAHPDAVAAVRGDERWTYRELNSRANQLGRALLTRGLRREDVVAVVMERDLDWMAAVLAVLKAGGVYLPIEPHFPAERIAATLARAGCELVLTEHGSTTTLDEAATGTRTLHVDTAYAENHPDSDLGIPVAAGQLAYIYFTSGSTGEPKGAMCEHAGFLNHVHAKLDDLGVGEGQVVAQTAPQCFDISLWQLVSALLVGGRTLLVEQEVILDVPRFVDTITQGRVNVLQVVPSYLEAVLAELEQRPRELPDLRCVSVTGEAVKKELVERWFATEPGIRLVNAYGLTETSDDTNHEVMERVPDQDRVPLGRPVANVRVYVVDEDLCPVPLGAPGEIVFSGVCVGRGYVNDPERTRAAFTSDPYRPGERLYRSGDHGRWLPDGKLEFLGRRDNQVKIRGFRIEIGEIENALLRVPGVRDGAVVVVGGTRLVAFCAGSGPLGSGSDRPGAGAVRERLAVSLPAYMVPSAVHWRESLPLTANGKTDRKTLTALAGELDSAGIGSRAGQGPRAPGTANERRVAAAWAEVLGIPTDRIGRRDHFFDRGGTSLAAVKLAIALDRAITLKDVTRHPVLADLAGLLEPPAPS